ATTGCTTTAGAAATCTTGAGGCGAGTCATTAATTTTGATTTTCCACCTCTGACAGACGAGGACTTAACCTTAAATGCAGAGGAGCTATTCCTAACCTTGGACCAGCAAGAACCAGATTATGAGTAGCCCTGTTCGTGGTGAAGTTTGGTTGGTGGATCTGGGCTACGTTGCAAAGGTTAGACCATGTCTAGTGGTTAGCATTCCAGCTCTGATGCAAGATCGAGCTTTAGCGACACTGATTCCTCACACGACAAGTGCAAGAGGCTCCCGCTTTGAGGTTGATGTTAAAGTAAGGTTTTTGAAACCGGGAGCCTTTGATGTTCAGAATCTCGTTACGATTCCGTATTCTAAGCTCCTGAGAAAACTAGGAGAATTGGACTCAGAGCAGTTATCACGGGTCGAGGATATTTTACTTTTCTGGTTGGGGTTTGAGGATATAGACCTTGATGAGGA
The sequence above is drawn from the Synechococcales cyanobacterium T60_A2020_003 genome and encodes:
- a CDS encoding type II toxin-antitoxin system PemK/MazF family toxin, yielding MSSPVRGEVWLVDLGYVAKVRPCLVVSIPALMQDRALATLIPHTTSARGSRFEVDVKVRFLKPGAFDVQNLVTIPYSKLLRKLGELDSEQLSRVEDILLFWLGFEDIDLDEEL